The genomic interval AACAGATATCCAGAAGCCGGACTTCTTCGTTTTTCAGGCGCGTTTCCAGTTTTCCGGGTACGAGATATTTTTCTTCCGCCTCGAGCCGTGCGCCTTCGGGGGTGTGGTAATGCTCTTTATAGTCATCGTTCCAGAACGTGATGGAGCCGTCTTTGGTTTCGACGGACTTTAAAGATGTCGGAGCTTTCGGCTTCGTTGCGCATCTGTCGGCTTTGTTTCCGAGGAAGAGATCGCCCTGTTTCCATTCGCGGCAGGTCATCTGTTGAACAACGTAGTCACGGAACTGACCTTTGGCCATGTGCCATCTGGGGGTGATGAGTTCGTCGTCCAGTGTGTCGGTGGTCAGTCGCATAATCGGGATATGCGGCGGCATACGGCGGATAAAATCCATCAGGTGTTCAGCAAAATCATATTCCATCAGAACGGGCAGGGGCGTCAGGGCGTGTTCAAGCGCCAGAGTCGTTCCTTTTTCGATATGCAGATTATGAATTTTTACGGCATCAATCGGAAGTGCTGCGAGCGTGTCGGCCGTCTTCCGGAAATCTTCGGCGGTTTCGCCGGGCAGACCGAGAATGGTATGGACGGCGACTTTAATGCCGAGGTCATGCAGATTTTTTATGGCGGTTTCGCTGGAGGCCCAGTTGTGGCCGCGGTTGATACGGTCGAGCGTACGGTCGTGAACGGTCTGTACGCCGAGTTCGACCCAGACTTCGATGTGTTTGTTTAATTCCACGAGAAAGTCATAGGCCTGCGGTGTGAGGCAGTCGGGGCGGGTTCCGATGCTCACAGCGGTGAAGTCGAAGGAATCCAGCAGGTCGAGATAGAGCGGCTGCTGACTTTCGCCGAAGGTGGCGGAAAAGGCCTGAATGTAGGCCATGTATTTCTTCGCATTATAGCGGTCGCGTGCAAAGCGAATGGCTTCGTGCATCTGTTCTTTGACGGTGCCCGCACCGATGGTCTGTACCGCCGCCGAGCCGCGCACATTACAGAAGGTGCAGCCGCCGGAGCCGTCGGCTTCGCGGTTGGGGCAGCCGAAATTAAAGTCGATCGGCACGCGGAACAGCGGATCGCCATACCGTTCTTTCATGTAGTCTTTGTATTGAAGGTAGGGTTTGCTCATCGATCAAACAGGAGGCGCTGACCGCGGACGGCGGTGTTGATTTCGCCGTTGGCGTAGGCGACTTCACCATTCACGAAAGTGGTGTCGATGGAGGATTTGAAGGTGACGCCTTCGAAGGGCGACCAGCCGCATTTATATTTAATGTTGTCTTTGGTGACGGTGTACGGTTTTTCGGTGTCGATGAGTACGAGGTCGGCCCAGTAGCCTTCGCGGATAAAACCGCGTTCCAGACATTGGAAAATCCGGGCCGGATTGTGTGCGGTTTTTTCGGCCACCATTTCAAGCGGGAAGAGTTCCACAGCTGTGGTTATGGCACTTTGAATCAGCGGAAGTCCGGAAGGGGCGGATCCGTAGGGGTTCAGTTTCTCTTCATAAAGGTGGGGCGCATGGTCGGTGCCGATGGTATCAATCACGCCGTCTTTTACCGCCTGACGAAGGGCGGCGCGGTCGGCTGGTGTTTTGATGGACGGGTTGCATTTGATAAACGCCCCTTTTTCAGCGTAGTCGTCGGACGAGAACCAGAGCATATGGGGGCAGGCTTCGCCGGTGATTTTTTTATTTTCCGCGGCACCGGCTTTGAAGAATTCGAGTTCTTTTGCGGTGGTCAGGTGGAGTACATGAATCTGCGAGCCGTATTGGGTGGCGAGTTCACAGGCGAGTTTGGTGGAGACATAGCAGGCTTCTTCGGAGCGGATTTTCCAGTGTTCCGTAAACGGGATTTCTTCGCCGAATTTTTCACGTGCGGTTTTTTCGTTTTCACGGATGGTGTTGGTGTCTTCGCAGTGCAGGGAAATCGGTACTTCCACTTTCCCGAAGATATTTTCAAGCTGTTCGGTGCGGTCGACGAGCAGTCCCCCGGTGGAGGCTCCCATGAAAAGTTTGACGCCACAGACGGTTTGGGGGTCCATGGCGAGCAGTTCGTCGATGTTGGTATTGGAGGCACCGAGGTGGAAGGAGTAGTTGGCGATGCATTTAGTGGCGGCCACTGCAAATTTATCTTCAAGTATTGCATTGGTGATGGCCGCCGGTTTGGTATTCGGCATTTCCATGATGGAGGTGACGCCTCCGGCGACGGCTGCACCGCTTTCGGAATGCATATCGGCTTTGGCTTCCAGCCCGGGTTCGCGGAAGTGGACGTGACAGTCGATCATACCGGGAAGCAGAGCTTTTCCGGCAGCGTCGATGACCCGGCAGGCGTCGGCTGGCAGAGCGGGGGCTATGTTATCGATACGACCGTTTTTGATGAGAACGTCGCCTTCGCAGATTTCGCCTTCATTAACGATGCGTGCGTTGGTAATAAGTGTCGTTTGCATGCGGGGCAGGATACGGAAGCGCTGAAGTTTTTAAATCACGAAATAAACAAAAACGGTTCTATTTTGTGCGATTTGCGGATTTTACGGTTTTTCCGATGAGAACAGACCGGCGGCCGGTGCCGATGTGGATAATATAAAGTCCCGTCAAAATTAATCGGAGTCATCCGGCCGGAGAATTCGCGTATCATTTCAGCCTTTTGATGAATGCCCTTGTTTCGTGGAGTTCAAAGTGTTGACTGAAAAGCGATAAAATGGATGATGCCCCCTTTGTTCCAAAGATTGGAATCGTTTTTGGATTGGCTAAAACGGCATTCTATACCAAATTAGTCCCAGTTAACCGAGAGGCACCATTTATATGAGTAATTTCGTTCAACCCCGTATAAGTGACGAAGAAGCGCTGGACATGCTGAAGAATATGTCGACGGCGGAGCTGATGTACCGCGCGGATCAGATCCGCCGGGCACGCCACGGTTCGAAAACCTACTATGTGCACAGCCACAATCTCAACCCGACGAATCTCTGTGTGGTTGAATGCAATCTCTGTTCATTCTGGCGTCCGGAAGGGGCGAAGGATGCCTATATCACAACGCTCGATGATGCACGGAAAAATCTGGAACGTGCGCAGAACTGGAATCTGACAGACCTGCATATTGTCGGGGGGATGATTCCGGAGCTGGATATCAACTATTATGAAGACCTTTTCTCCCTCGCCCGGGAAATGCTGCCCGGCGTGCTGCTGCAGGGCATGACTGCGGTTGAGATTCATTGGATTGCCGGAAATGCGGGAATTTCGGTCCGTGAATGTCTTGAGCGGCTGAAAGCCTGCGGCTTCGGATCGATTTCCGGTGGAGGGGCGGAAATCTTTCATCCGGATGTACGGAAGAAAATTGCCACGACCAAGATTCTGGCCCAGCACTGGCTGGAGGTGCATGAAACCGCCCATGAGCTGGGGATTCCGACCAATGCCACCATGTTGTTCGGTCATATTGAAAAAGACGAACATCTGATTGATCATCTTTCCAGACTGCGGAACCTTCAGGATAAAACCGGCGGTTTTCAGGCCGTGATTCCGCTTCCGTTCCAGGCCAATGGAAAAGCACTGGGTATTAAACATACCGTCAGCGGCGACCGGCAGGTCCGCGTGGCGGCGCTGTCGCGGATTTACTGCGACAACTTCCCGCATGTCCGCATGCTGGTAAACTATATGGACCGCAAACTTCTTGGTGTATTGACACACAGCGGTGTTGACGACATCGGAGGAACGAGTCTGGAAGAACGTATTGCCAAAGAAGGCGGTGCGCCGCAGAGTCAGAAATTCTTTACCGCGAAAGAAATGGAGGAATTTCTGCTGAATCATGGCCATACCCCGATTCTGACCAACAGTGTGTACGATGAACTGATTGCCGATGAAGGCACCATGAAACATACCGGGAATCGGGCCGACAAACCGGTTGAAGCCGCCCCCGCGATTGCCAATCGTTGGAAACCGATTCTCGACCGTGTCGAGGCGGGAGAGCGGATTAATGCGGAAGAAGCGGCAATTATTTATGATGAAGCACCGTTCCAGGAGCTGGGCCGTGTGGCGGCGAAACGCCGGCAGGATGCGGTGCCGGGCAATATTGCCACTTATGTTTTTGATAAAAATCTGAACACGACCAATGTCTGTGTGGTGGATTGCAAATTCTGTGCGTTTTATACCAAGCAGGAAAAACCCGATGCCTATGTGAAATCGCCGGAGCAGATTGTGGAGCAGGTGAAAGAGGCCGCCGAGGCGGGTGCCACTCAGATCCTGATTCAGGGCGGTCTGCATCCGGAACTTAAACTGGAATATTATGAACAATGTCTGCGCGGCATCCGAGACAATGTCGATATCTGGATTCACTCGCTTTCGCCGACTGAAATTGAGTTTATGGCGGCGATGGAGCATATTTCGATCAAAGAGTGCCTGCAGCGTCTGAAAGATGCCGGGCTGCAGTCGTTGCCGGGTGGCGGGGCGGAAATTCTGAACGACGATATCCGTAAACGTATCAGTCCGAAAAAGACGCGCTCCCAGGCCTGGCTGGATCTGATGGAGGATGCGCATTCGATTGGTCTGAAAACCACGGCCACGATGGTGTACGGTTTCGGTGAGACTACGGAGCAGCGGATTGAGCATTTTATGAAAATTCGCGACCTTCAGGATAAAACCGGTGGTTTTACGGCTTTTATTCCGTGGAGTTTTTCTGCGGATCATACGGATCTTGATTGTCCGCGTCCTCAGAACGGAGTTGATTACCTTCGCCTGATTGCGATGGCACGGATTATTCTGGATAATGTGCCGCATCTGCAGGCGGGCTGGGTGACGGAAGGCCCGGATGTTTCGCAGCTGGCGCTTCAGTACGGAGCCGATGATTACGGCGGTGTGCTGATGACAGAAGAAGTGGTCAGTGCCACCGGTGTTGATTATAAGGTCGACGAGGATCTTGTTCTGTTCCTGATCCGTGAGGCGGGCTATGTTCCGGCGCAGCGAACCACGCAGTATGAAATGATCAAAATCTACGACGAGGCCTCTGCAGAACCGACTGAAGCAGAAATGGCTGTCGCCTACGTGGAGTAAAAAGAGGTGGCAAAGAATGTGCTCGGCGGGGAGCTGATTCCCTGCAGTGTGGATCCGCTTACGGGATTTTTCCGCAATGGAAAATGCGATACCCGGGCGGAGGATCAGGGAATGCATACCATCTGTGTTCAGATGACCGATGAATTTCTGGCTTTTTCTAAATCGGTTGGAAATGATCTGTCAACGCCGATGCCGGAATATGGGTTTCAGGGATGCCGTGAAGGGGATTTCTGGTGCCTCTGTCTTTCCCGCTGGATTCAGGCGTATGACGCCGGTTATGCCCCGCAAATCCGTCTGGAATCCACTCATGCCTCGGTGCTTGAGTTTCTGGAGCTTGATATCCTCGAAAAGTTTGCTGTAAAACCGGTTTAATACGGTTTACGTATTCCGGCCGACAATCGGCTGCCCGGATGCTGACGGCAGTGGTGTAGTGTTTTTCCAGCTCCTGTGTTAGTTGGCCGACTTGTTGCTTGTATGGCGGCACGGGAAATCGGGTTAATACACAATGATATCATTTTCAACGGCCATTTTTTTTGATGCGTTTCTACATCTGGAGATCTACGTTTTAGCCGCTCTGGTGTTGTACTATGTATTGCGCAAACAGGCCGACGGGCTGTTCAGAATTAAATATATGAAAGTCGTATATGTGATTCTGATGGTTTTTATTGCCCATACTTCTCTCGGAAAATTTTCCTGGTCGCCGTGGCCGTTGACGCTTGTTCTGCTGCTGGCTCTTTCTGTAGCGCTCATTCTGGCTTTTTTTGAAGTGCAGCCCCGCGAGGCTGCTGTTGCTTCCGGAATTCTGGTGATCATCTGTATGGTTGGTGTAACTTCGGTTTCCACTGTTTATTCGCTTATTTTTCCAAAGTCGCCCACGTTTTCACAATACATCGGACTGGATTCGCTGTTTAAGGAAATCACGGTCAGAAACAGAAGTGTTGCTGATTTTGATCCGGAGCAGGAAACGGTGGTTTCTGAAGCATTGCTGGTTCAGCACAATGTATTCGAGTTGCTTGACGTCAGTGTTGAAGATTTAAATGCCATGCTCCGGACCCGTCAGGAAAAAACAGCTGCGAGTCGGGTTCTGAGGGAGCGGATGGCTGTGGCGATGGCCCGCTCCGGATTTGCAGTGCGGCGTGATCTGTTGAAGGCAATTCTCTCCGCCGATCCGCAGCAAACCATACTGATGGCTTCATTTTTTGCCGGAGTTCAGCAGGAGCCGGGCGGGGCGGATCTGATGCAGCATGTGCCTGAGCTCTTGCAGCAAAGTATTGAAAATGTGGATGGTTTTCCGCTGACGGATGATCAGCAACGCCGGTTGCTCGACTATATTGAATGTATTCACACCGAAGGGATTTCATCCACCATTCGGCATGCCAGGACGGATGATGGTTTGAGATCGGGGGATGCCGGTTTTTACGGGTCTGTTCTTGCTGCGCTGGTACAGGCGGAATTTGATATTCCGATGGATCGTCTGATTACCGATTCTCTGGCCCGGGCGATGTTGAGTCCCTCGTCGTTAAAGGGGATGGCTTCCAGCCATTGGAAACGGCTCGGAAAAGATCCTCAACTGGAATGGGAGCTGGCCCTTTCGGAGGCCGAGCCGGAAGCTGATAAAACACATAATGAACCAGCAGAAGTCGTGGTGGAGGAAAACCTGTATATTCGGGTAACCACTTCGATGGGGGTGGTGATGATTCCGGATGACATCGACAGTTGCGATGCCTGGATTGCCGCCGCCAATCAGCTGAAAATTCGTGGGTTTGTTTCGCTCGATGACGAAGTTGTAATTCTTAGCACAACGGGAGAAATCGTCCGCAAAGGACAGCAGTGGTATATTGAATTTCAGGATTTCACCTATACCTTCGATATCACCCGGATTGAGCGGAACCGGGTTTATATGACCGCCGGTGAGCGAATTGAGAACAGCGTGGCAGTTTTTAACTGATTGCTCGCGCAAGCTCTTCTATTTTTTCCGCAGCGGCGCCTTCGCAGATCCAGGCCAGGCCATAGGTTTTCTGCGGTTGGGCCGGACGGATGGAAAACTCCGCTTTGGAATAGTCAAAGTAGACCGGGCCATCCGGAGACCGGAGATACCCTTTCACACGATAGACCGCATCTTCGTTTTCCAGAATCAAGGTTTTGAATGGTTCTGGATCAGTTGCCGAGGGTAGATCCAGAACGAACGCTGCATAACGCGGATCGCGGCATTTGGCATATTCTCCATGCAGTTCCGCGTGCGAACCTCCGGTTCCGAAAATTGAAAAATCGGCTACGGCGCGTTCGCATCGGCACAGCTGGACCCCGGGGTTGATATTGAGCACCTCGGCTTCGGTTTTGATCAGCTGTTCTTCATCAAAAAGGTCGCATTTGTTGAGCAGTATCAGGTCGGCGGCCTCCACCTGATGAATAATATTCGGCAGTGTATGGATCAGCCGGAGAAAACTGCGCGGTTCCACAATGCTGATGATGGAGCTTAGCTCAAAATATGCATCAAGACCGGTTTCTTTGAGCATATCGGCAATGACCCGGGGATCCGCCATGCCGCTGGCTTCAATAACGACGCCTTCGGCATCGCTATGCTTTTTATAGATATTCGTCAGCTGTCCGATGAACTCGGTAACCAGACATTTGCAGAATATACTGCCTCCGGGAATAGAGACCACGTCGGGATTTTCGGCTGAAACAATAGCTCCGTCCACATCAAGAGCGGAGAATTCGTTGACCAGATAAACCCATGGGCGTTCTTTGTTCTGTTCGACAATCCGCTTAAGCAGGGTTGTTTTTCCGGTGCCGAGAAATCCGGTGATCAGGCAGATGGGAATCATGGCATTAACTCCGTTGGAAAGATTCAGCATCGAACCCCGGAACAAACCGGTTCGCGGTCCGATGCCGGGCGGGGCTATTCAGCCGCTTCTTCAATGGCATTCACCAGTGTGGTGATGTCGGGAATAATCGAAGCAAATTTCGGTTCACCGTTAATGCAGATGGTCGGCAGGTTTTTA from Verrucomicrobia bacterium S94 carries:
- the mqnC gene encoding dehypoxanthine futalosine cyclase gives rise to the protein MSNFVQPRISDEEALDMLKNMSTAELMYRADQIRRARHGSKTYYVHSHNLNPTNLCVVECNLCSFWRPEGAKDAYITTLDDARKNLERAQNWNLTDLHIVGGMIPELDINYYEDLFSLAREMLPGVLLQGMTAVEIHWIAGNAGISVRECLERLKACGFGSISGGGAEIFHPDVRKKIATTKILAQHWLEVHETAHELGIPTNATMLFGHIEKDEHLIDHLSRLRNLQDKTGGFQAVIPLPFQANGKALGIKHTVSGDRQVRVAALSRIYCDNFPHVRMLVNYMDRKLLGVLTHSGVDDIGGTSLEERIAKEGGAPQSQKFFTAKEMEEFLLNHGHTPILTNSVYDELIADEGTMKHTGNRADKPVEAAPAIANRWKPILDRVEAGERINAEEAAIIYDEAPFQELGRVAAKRRQDAVPGNIATYVFDKNLNTTNVCVVDCKFCAFYTKQEKPDAYVKSPEQIVEQVKEAAEAGATQILIQGGLHPELKLEYYEQCLRGIRDNVDIWIHSLSPTEIEFMAAMEHISIKECLQRLKDAGLQSLPGGGAEILNDDIRKRISPKKTRSQAWLDLMEDAHSIGLKTTATMVYGFGETTEQRIEHFMKIRDLQDKTGGFTAFIPWSFSADHTDLDCPRPQNGVDYLRLIAMARIILDNVPHLQAGWVTEGPDVSQLALQYGADDYGGVLMTEEVVSATGVDYKVDEDLVLFLIREAGYVPAQRTTQYEMIKIYDEASAEPTEAEMAVAYVE
- a CDS encoding dihydroorotase, whose product is MQTTLITNARIVNEGEICEGDVLIKNGRIDNIAPALPADACRVIDAAGKALLPGMIDCHVHFREPGLEAKADMHSESGAAVAGGVTSIMEMPNTKPAAITNAILEDKFAVAATKCIANYSFHLGASNTNIDELLAMDPQTVCGVKLFMGASTGGLLVDRTEQLENIFGKVEVPISLHCEDTNTIRENEKTAREKFGEEIPFTEHWKIRSEEACYVSTKLACELATQYGSQIHVLHLTTAKELEFFKAGAAENKKITGEACPHMLWFSSDDYAEKGAFIKCNPSIKTPADRAALRQAVKDGVIDTIGTDHAPHLYEEKLNPYGSAPSGLPLIQSAITTAVELFPLEMVAEKTAHNPARIFQCLERGFIREGYWADLVLIDTEKPYTVTKDNIKYKCGWSPFEGVTFKSSIDTTFVNGEVAYANGEINTAVRGQRLLFDR
- a CDS encoding TIGR01212 family radical SAM protein → MSKPYLQYKDYMKERYGDPLFRVPIDFNFGCPNREADGSGGCTFCNVRGSAAVQTIGAGTVKEQMHEAIRFARDRYNAKKYMAYIQAFSATFGESQQPLYLDLLDSFDFTAVSIGTRPDCLTPQAYDFLVELNKHIEVWVELGVQTVHDRTLDRINRGHNWASSETAIKNLHDLGIKVAVHTILGLPGETAEDFRKTADTLAALPIDAVKIHNLHIEKGTTLALEHALTPLPVLMEYDFAEHLMDFIRRMPPHIPIMRLTTDTLDDELITPRWHMAKGQFRDYVVQQMTCREWKQGDLFLGNKADRCATKPKAPTSLKSVETKDGSITFWNDDYKEHYHTPEGARLEAEEKYLVPGKLETRLKNEEVRLLDICFGLGYNSLTALERASHLDRTLNITALEMDRRVVGAAAENIQTSETDSCDWKKILTDLHRNQSAIINRKSEIKILWGDARYTITKLPDTTYDLVFLDAFSTQRNAELWTVDFFRKLKRVMKPDAALLTYCAAIPVRSGLLEAGFFVGETDPVGRARGGTIAALRETDIEIPLPDHEIRMIRETSRGLPYRDPHGVWTNKEILRNRQENIIKCKQEGTFNP
- a CDS encoding DUF2237 domain-containing protein, whose product is MAKNVLGGELIPCSVDPLTGFFRNGKCDTRAEDQGMHTICVQMTDEFLAFSKSVGNDLSTPMPEYGFQGCREGDFWCLCLSRWIQAYDAGYAPQIRLESTHASVLEFLELDILEKFAVKPV